One window from the genome of Mugil cephalus isolate CIBA_MC_2020 chromosome 23, CIBA_Mcephalus_1.1, whole genome shotgun sequence encodes:
- the LOC125000834 gene encoding secretin receptor isoform X2, whose product MKKVGLIWVLLLPQANSSPGCHPHVNLVREEEKCMKDLLLLKSHKATENDTGVHCKGMWDDLNCWPPAALGETVSQPCPEFFNSEGMVHRNCTANGWTDLLIPHEDACGYTFNDTLKFLGESPESHLYYFYVKTMYTAGYTISLISLTIAIAIFCFFRKLHCTRNHIHIQLFISFILRAIFIFVRDALLFNNEELYHCDYYPVACKVVLMFSNYSILANYSWLLAEGHFLFTLVSRSFFSLKKHLAWYIVLSWGAPLIVIVSWGCAKYLYEDEGCWESRRYESIWWILRVPVLLTICMNLIFFLGILRILVSKLRMPDAQRNEFSQYKRLIKSTFFLVALFGLHYILFVFLPVEVSSFVFKLRTFAELALSSTQGFVVAVLYCFMNGEVQNEFQRRWRRWRLIQHLPSRSRRRHGSISHSGSPNTQVSLLLCSPGGQTTTPLPMDTAET is encoded by the exons ATGAAAAAAGTTGGACTTATTTGGGTGTTACTTTTGCCACAG GCAAATTCATCACCGGGTTGTCACCCTCATGTTAATCTcgtgagagaggaagaaaagtgcATGAAAGATCTGCTGCTTTTAAAGTCGCACAAAGCAACAG AAAACGACACCGGCGTCCACTGCAAGGGAATGTGGGATGACCTGAACTGCTGGCCACCTGCTGCTCTCGGGGAAACGGTCTCTCAGCCGTGTCCGGAGTTTTTCAACTCGGAAG GTATGGTGCATCGCAACTGCACCGCCAACGGCTGGACAGACCTGCTCATCCCACACGAGGACGCATGCGGATACACCTTCAACGACACGCTCAAATTTCTCGGAGAG TCCCCAGAATCCCATTTGTATTACTTCTACGTCAAGACGATGTACACAGCCGGATACACAATCTCCCTCATCTCCCTCACCATCGCTATCGCCATATTCTGTTTCTTTAG GAAGCTGCACTGCACCAGGAACCACATTCACATCCAGCTGTTCATCTCCTTCATCCTGAGAGCCATCTTCATCTTCGTCAGAGACGCCCTGCTATTTAATAACGAAGAGCTCTATCACTGTGACTATTACCCG GTGGCGTGCAAGGTGGTGCTGATGTTCTCCAACTACTCCATCCTCGCCAACTACAGCTGGCTGCTGGCCGAGGGCCACTTCCTGTTCACCCTCGTGAGCCGCTCCTTCTTCTccctgaagaaacacctggCCTGGTACATCGTGCTGAGCTGGG GTGCACCGCTGATTGTCATCGTGTCCTGGGGCTGCGCGAAGTATCTTTATGAAGACGAAGG CTGTTGGGAGTCGAGGAGATACGAATCGATCTGGTGGATACTTCGAGTGCCAGTTCTTCTAACTATATGT atgAATCTCATCTTTTTCTTGGGTATTTTGAGGATACTGGTGAGCAAACTCAGGATGCCGGACGCACAGAGGAATGAATTCAGCCAATATaa GCGGCTGAtcaaatccacatttttcctggtggCTCTGTTCGGCCTGCATTacatcctgtttgttttcttacccGTTGAAGTCAGCAGCTTTGTGTTCAAGCTGCGGACGTTCGCGGAGCTGGCCCTGTCGTCCACGCAG GGTTTCGTGGTCGCGGTCCTCTACTGCTTCATGAATGGAGAG GTGCAGAATGAGTttcagaggaggtggaggaggtggaggctgaTCCAGCACCTCCCCAGTCGGTCCAGGCGGCGCCACGGCTCCATCAGCCACAGCGGGTCCCCCAACACGCAGGtgtccctgctgctctgctccccGGGCGGCCAGACGACCACGCCGCTCCCCATGGACACCGCGGAGACGTGA
- the LOC125000834 gene encoding secretin receptor isoform X1, whose protein sequence is MKKVGLIWVLLLPQANSSPGCHPHVNLVREEEKCMKDLLLLKSHKATENDTGVHCKGMWDDLNCWPPAALGETVSQPCPEFFNSEGMVHRNCTANGWTDLLIPHEDACGYTFNDTLKFLGESPESHLYYFYVKTMYTAGYTISLISLTIAIAIFCFFRKLHCTRNHIHIQLFISFILRAIFIFVRDALLFNNEELYHCDYYPVACKVVLMFSNYSILANYSWLLAEGHFLFTLVSRSFFSLKKHLAWYIVLSWGTCASRNCGLTWVFLKIWRFKLSFRHTGAPLIVIVSWGCAKYLYEDEGCWESRRYESIWWILRVPVLLTICMNLIFFLGILRILVSKLRMPDAQRNEFSQYKRLIKSTFFLVALFGLHYILFVFLPVEVSSFVFKLRTFAELALSSTQGFVVAVLYCFMNGEVQNEFQRRWRRWRLIQHLPSRSRRRHGSISHSGSPNTQVSLLLCSPGGQTTTPLPMDTAET, encoded by the exons ATGAAAAAAGTTGGACTTATTTGGGTGTTACTTTTGCCACAG GCAAATTCATCACCGGGTTGTCACCCTCATGTTAATCTcgtgagagaggaagaaaagtgcATGAAAGATCTGCTGCTTTTAAAGTCGCACAAAGCAACAG AAAACGACACCGGCGTCCACTGCAAGGGAATGTGGGATGACCTGAACTGCTGGCCACCTGCTGCTCTCGGGGAAACGGTCTCTCAGCCGTGTCCGGAGTTTTTCAACTCGGAAG GTATGGTGCATCGCAACTGCACCGCCAACGGCTGGACAGACCTGCTCATCCCACACGAGGACGCATGCGGATACACCTTCAACGACACGCTCAAATTTCTCGGAGAG TCCCCAGAATCCCATTTGTATTACTTCTACGTCAAGACGATGTACACAGCCGGATACACAATCTCCCTCATCTCCCTCACCATCGCTATCGCCATATTCTGTTTCTTTAG GAAGCTGCACTGCACCAGGAACCACATTCACATCCAGCTGTTCATCTCCTTCATCCTGAGAGCCATCTTCATCTTCGTCAGAGACGCCCTGCTATTTAATAACGAAGAGCTCTATCACTGTGACTATTACCCG GTGGCGTGCAAGGTGGTGCTGATGTTCTCCAACTACTCCATCCTCGCCAACTACAGCTGGCTGCTGGCCGAGGGCCACTTCCTGTTCACCCTCGTGAGCCGCTCCTTCTTCTccctgaagaaacacctggCCTGGTACATCGTGCTGAGCTGGGGTACGTGCGCATCGCGTAATTGCGGCTTAACGTGGGTGTTTCTTAAGATTTGGCGTTTCAAGCTTTCGTTTCGTCACACAGGTGCACCGCTGATTGTCATCGTGTCCTGGGGCTGCGCGAAGTATCTTTATGAAGACGAAGG CTGTTGGGAGTCGAGGAGATACGAATCGATCTGGTGGATACTTCGAGTGCCAGTTCTTCTAACTATATGT atgAATCTCATCTTTTTCTTGGGTATTTTGAGGATACTGGTGAGCAAACTCAGGATGCCGGACGCACAGAGGAATGAATTCAGCCAATATaa GCGGCTGAtcaaatccacatttttcctggtggCTCTGTTCGGCCTGCATTacatcctgtttgttttcttacccGTTGAAGTCAGCAGCTTTGTGTTCAAGCTGCGGACGTTCGCGGAGCTGGCCCTGTCGTCCACGCAG GGTTTCGTGGTCGCGGTCCTCTACTGCTTCATGAATGGAGAG GTGCAGAATGAGTttcagaggaggtggaggaggtggaggctgaTCCAGCACCTCCCCAGTCGGTCCAGGCGGCGCCACGGCTCCATCAGCCACAGCGGGTCCCCCAACACGCAGGtgtccctgctgctctgctccccGGGCGGCCAGACGACCACGCCGCTCCCCATGGACACCGCGGAGACGTGA
- the LOC125000836 gene encoding acyl-CoA-binding domain-containing protein 7-like: protein MNDSFEKAVKEVNALTVRPDNAELTELYGLYKQVTVGDVDIECPGVFDFAGRAKWKAWNAKKGVSKEDAAAAYIDLAEKLKAKYEK from the exons ATGAAT GATTCTTTTGAAAAAGCAGTGAAGGAGGTCAATGCGCTGACAGTCCGACCGGACAACGCAGAACTGACTGAACTGTACGGTCTTTACAAGCAAGTCACCGTTGGTGACGTTGACATAG AATGTCCAGGAGTATTCGACTTCGCGGGAAGAGCAAAATGGAAGGCATGGAATGCAAAGAAAG GTGTGTCCAAAGAAGACGCGGCGGCCGCTTACATTGATCTGGCGGAGAAACTGAAGGCGAAATATGAGAAGTAG
- the LOC125000832 gene encoding metalloreductase STEAP3-like isoform X1 — protein MPDEMSRPLIRERGEGGGSRRLEAPTYECGAPVIGILGTGDFSRSLAKRLVASGFHVVVGSRNPKRSAALFPEEAEVTSQLEAATQAQLVFIAVFPEHHSTLVALKPALAGKTLVDVSNSLQINQAGPSNAERLADLFPESDVVKGFNTISAWTLQMGPRDGCRQVFLCSNSQKAKSSVVELCHRMGFIPVDVGLLSSSLDVENLPLHLFPPWRVPVICTLSLFIFFYLYNFLRDVLHPFVTSGKSAFYKMPVETVNVTLPSVSLVMLALVYLPGLCAAFLQLCWGTKYRRFPERLDRWLTRRKQFGLCSFFCAVLHAIYSLCLPMRKSARFQLMNAAFKQVKAGVEDSWVDEEVWRMELYLSVGIMALGLLSLLAVASLPSVANTINWREFSFIQSTLGYCALLMATLHTLLFGWDRAFDPSQYRFLLPPTFLLVLILPLAVLLGRLALFLPCVAGRLKQIRRGWEKSRHIRFVLPDEDSHNGLDDVSNVP, from the exons ATGCCTGATGAGATGTCGAGGCCTTTAATCCGCGAGAGGGGCGAAGGTGGGGGCTCCAGGCGCCTCGAAGCCCCCACGTACGAGTGCGGCGCCCCGGTGATCGGCATCCTGGGCACGGGCGACTTCTCCCGCTCGCTGGCCAAAAGGCTGGTCGCCTCCGGCTTCCACGTGGTGGTGGGGAGTCGCAACCCCAAGCGATCCGCGGCCCTTTTCCCCGAAGAGGCAGAG GTGACGTCCCAGTTGGAAGCAGCCACCCAGGCGCAGCTCGTCTTCATAGCTGTGTTCCCGGAGCACCACTCCACGCTGGTGGCGCTGAAGCCGGCGCTCGCGGGGAAGACCCTGGTGGACGTCAGCAACAGCTTGCAGATCAACCAAGCGGGGCCGTCAAATGCCGAGCGGCTCGCCGACCTTTTCCCGGAGAGCGACGTGGTCAAAGGGTTTAACACCATATCGGCCTGGACGCTGCAGATGGGACCCCGGGACGGATGCAGGCAG GTTTTCCTGTGTAGCAACAGTCAAAAAGCCAAGAGCTCAGTGGTGGAGCTCTGTCACAGGATGGGCTTCATCCCCGTCGACGTgggtctcctctcctcttctttggACGTTGAGAacctccccctccacctgtTTCCCCCCTGGCGCGTCCCCGTCATCTGCACCCTGtccctcttcatcttcttctacctGTACAACTTCCTCCGGGACGTCCTGCACCCGTTCGTCACGTCGGGGAAGAGCGCCTTCTACAAAATGCCCGTTGAGACCGTGAACGTCACCCTGCCCAGCGTGTCCCTGGTCATGTTGGCGCTGGTCTACCTGCCCGGGCTGTGCGCCGCCTTCCTGCAGCTGTGCTGGGGCACCAAATACAGACGCTTCCCGGAGCGGCTGGACCGGTGGTTGACGAGGAGGAAGCAGTTCGGGCTGTGCAGCTTCTTCTGCGCCGTCCTGCACGCCATTTACAGCCTGTGCCTTCCGATGAGGAAGTCTGCGCGCTTCCAGCTGATGAACGCAGCGTTTAAACAG GTGAAGGCCGGGGTGGAGGACTCGTGGGTCGACGAGGAGGTTTGGAGGATGGAGCTGTACCTGTCCGTGGGCATCATGGCCCTCGGGCTGCTCTCTCTGCTGGCCGTCGCCTCTCTGCCCTCAGTGGCTAACACCATCAACTGGAGGGAGTTCAGCTTCATACAG TCCACTTTAGGCTACTGCGCCCTGCTCATGGCCACCCTCCACACGCTCCTCTTCGGCTGGGACCGGGCCTTCGATCCGTCCCAGTACCGCTTCCTCCTGCCTCCCACCTTCCTGCTGGTCCTGATCCTCCCCCTCGCCGTGTTGCTGGGCCGCCTCGCCCTCTTCCTGCCCTGCGTGGCCGGCCGGCTCAAGCAGATCCGCCGCGGCTGGGAGAAGAGCCGGCACATCCGGTTCGTGCTGCCGGACGAGGACAGCCACAACGGGCTGGACGACGTCAGCAACGT CCCTTGA
- the LOC125000832 gene encoding metalloreductase STEAP3-like isoform X2, translating to MPDEMSRPLIRERGEGGGSRRLEAPTYECGAPVIGILGTGDFSRSLAKRLVASGFHVVVGSRNPKRSAALFPEEAEVTSQLEAATQAQLVFIAVFPEHHSTLVALKPALAGKTLVDVSNSLQINQAGPSNAERLADLFPESDVVKGFNTISAWTLQMGPRDGCRQVFLCSNSQKAKSSVVELCHRMGFIPVDVGLLSSSLDVENLPLHLFPPWRVPVICTLSLFIFFYLYNFLRDVLHPFVTSGKSAFYKMPVETVNVTLPSVSLVMLALVYLPGLCAAFLQLCWGTKYRRFPERLDRWLTRRKQFGLCSFFCAVLHAIYSLCLPMRKSARFQLMNAAFKQVKAGVEDSWVDEEVWRMELYLSVGIMALGLLSLLAVASLPSVANTINWREFSFIQSTLGYCALLMATLHTLLFGWDRAFDPSQYRFLLPPTFLLVLILPLAVLLGRLALFLPCVAGRLKQIRRGWEKSRHIRFVLPDEDSHNGLDDVSNV from the exons ATGCCTGATGAGATGTCGAGGCCTTTAATCCGCGAGAGGGGCGAAGGTGGGGGCTCCAGGCGCCTCGAAGCCCCCACGTACGAGTGCGGCGCCCCGGTGATCGGCATCCTGGGCACGGGCGACTTCTCCCGCTCGCTGGCCAAAAGGCTGGTCGCCTCCGGCTTCCACGTGGTGGTGGGGAGTCGCAACCCCAAGCGATCCGCGGCCCTTTTCCCCGAAGAGGCAGAG GTGACGTCCCAGTTGGAAGCAGCCACCCAGGCGCAGCTCGTCTTCATAGCTGTGTTCCCGGAGCACCACTCCACGCTGGTGGCGCTGAAGCCGGCGCTCGCGGGGAAGACCCTGGTGGACGTCAGCAACAGCTTGCAGATCAACCAAGCGGGGCCGTCAAATGCCGAGCGGCTCGCCGACCTTTTCCCGGAGAGCGACGTGGTCAAAGGGTTTAACACCATATCGGCCTGGACGCTGCAGATGGGACCCCGGGACGGATGCAGGCAG GTTTTCCTGTGTAGCAACAGTCAAAAAGCCAAGAGCTCAGTGGTGGAGCTCTGTCACAGGATGGGCTTCATCCCCGTCGACGTgggtctcctctcctcttctttggACGTTGAGAacctccccctccacctgtTTCCCCCCTGGCGCGTCCCCGTCATCTGCACCCTGtccctcttcatcttcttctacctGTACAACTTCCTCCGGGACGTCCTGCACCCGTTCGTCACGTCGGGGAAGAGCGCCTTCTACAAAATGCCCGTTGAGACCGTGAACGTCACCCTGCCCAGCGTGTCCCTGGTCATGTTGGCGCTGGTCTACCTGCCCGGGCTGTGCGCCGCCTTCCTGCAGCTGTGCTGGGGCACCAAATACAGACGCTTCCCGGAGCGGCTGGACCGGTGGTTGACGAGGAGGAAGCAGTTCGGGCTGTGCAGCTTCTTCTGCGCCGTCCTGCACGCCATTTACAGCCTGTGCCTTCCGATGAGGAAGTCTGCGCGCTTCCAGCTGATGAACGCAGCGTTTAAACAG GTGAAGGCCGGGGTGGAGGACTCGTGGGTCGACGAGGAGGTTTGGAGGATGGAGCTGTACCTGTCCGTGGGCATCATGGCCCTCGGGCTGCTCTCTCTGCTGGCCGTCGCCTCTCTGCCCTCAGTGGCTAACACCATCAACTGGAGGGAGTTCAGCTTCATACAG TCCACTTTAGGCTACTGCGCCCTGCTCATGGCCACCCTCCACACGCTCCTCTTCGGCTGGGACCGGGCCTTCGATCCGTCCCAGTACCGCTTCCTCCTGCCTCCCACCTTCCTGCTGGTCCTGATCCTCCCCCTCGCCGTGTTGCTGGGCCGCCTCGCCCTCTTCCTGCCCTGCGTGGCCGGCCGGCTCAAGCAGATCCGCCGCGGCTGGGAGAAGAGCCGGCACATCCGGTTCGTGCTGCCGGACGAGGACAGCCACAACGGGCTGGACGACGTCAGCAACGTGTGA